A stretch of Crossiella cryophila DNA encodes these proteins:
- a CDS encoding ABC transporter ATP-binding protein translates to MHDGSGRIVVGNLTKQFGNITAVQDLSFIVEPGTVTGFLGPNGSGKTTTLRMVLGLVRPSGGQSTINGVPYERLGTPGRVVGSVLEAQSFHPGRSARNHLKIYAAALMVPDERVDQVLQLVGLAAAADRRAGSFSLGMRQRLALATALLGDPQVLVLDEPANGLDPEGIAWLRTFLQSFARSGRTVLVSSHLLAEVEQTVDHVVIISRGRTVYNGGLDTLRQSQQSRVIVQPADPHKLVEALQAAGHTMIEPTQDGRLAITGVHTKQVADVALAAGVAIYAMQEEQVDLERLFFQLTSAQYTGAAPGQYPPPTPPGGGWGPPSGGLPAPTSYEQAYQQEQAYPPGYPQPQPPQPGYPPQPGQQGNQYGGNA, encoded by the coding sequence GTGCACGACGGCAGCGGCCGGATCGTGGTGGGGAACCTGACGAAGCAGTTCGGGAACATCACCGCGGTGCAGGACCTGAGCTTCATCGTCGAACCCGGCACTGTGACCGGCTTCCTCGGCCCCAACGGGTCGGGCAAGACGACCACCCTGCGCATGGTGCTCGGCCTGGTCCGGCCCAGCGGCGGGCAATCGACCATCAACGGGGTGCCCTACGAGCGGCTGGGCACCCCTGGCCGGGTGGTCGGCTCGGTGCTGGAGGCGCAGAGCTTCCACCCCGGCCGATCCGCGCGCAACCACCTCAAGATCTACGCCGCCGCGCTGATGGTGCCGGACGAGCGGGTGGACCAGGTGCTCCAGCTGGTCGGCCTGGCCGCCGCGGCCGACCGGCGGGCGGGCAGCTTCTCCCTCGGCATGCGGCAGCGCCTGGCGCTGGCCACCGCGCTGCTGGGCGATCCGCAGGTGCTGGTGCTGGACGAGCCTGCCAACGGGCTGGACCCGGAGGGCATCGCCTGGCTGCGCACCTTCCTGCAGTCCTTCGCCCGCAGCGGCCGCACCGTGCTGGTCTCCAGCCACCTGCTGGCCGAGGTCGAGCAGACCGTGGACCACGTGGTGATCATCAGCCGCGGCCGGACCGTCTACAACGGCGGCCTGGACACGCTGCGCCAGTCCCAGCAGAGCCGGGTCATCGTGCAGCCGGCCGACCCGCACAAGCTGGTCGAGGCGTTGCAGGCGGCCGGGCACACCATGATCGAGCCGACCCAGGACGGCAGGCTGGCCATCACCGGCGTGCACACCAAGCAGGTCGCCGACGTGGCACTGGCCGCAGGCGTGGCGATCTACGCCATGCAGGAGGAGCAGGTCGACCTGGAGCGGCTGTTCTTCCAGCTCACCAGTGCGCAGTACACCGGGGCGGCGCCCGGCCAGTACCCGCCGCCGACCCCGCCGGGCGGGGGCTGGGGACCGCCGTCGGGCGGGCTGCCTGCCCCGACCTCCTACGAGCAGGCATACCAGCAGGAACAGGCGTACCCACCGGGAT
- a CDS encoding nucleotide disphospho-sugar-binding domain-containing protein, translating to MRVLFTSSAGLGHLFPMISTAWALRAAGHEVRVATTGPAATAAANAGLVAVESCPGIDWEAEIQRIIQENFGAEGMASPKPGEPRPDSMASAGVMFAHMADLATDETVRQAALWRPDLVIYDLTDATGPIVAAKLGIPCVQHGFGLTNAQELFDAMVPFLADTFTRLGVDGLAEKAAAIDVAPPSLEGELKGISTRYVPYNGGAVLPEWLSGPKERPRIVITMGTAMATHVGLNPWRAILDVAVDADAELILAAGSMDLTELGELPPHVRTIGYLPLGALLGVCDALVHHGGSGSTLTAVDAGVTQLIVPQGADQFYNAERIAKRGAGLSAEHEGVTAEQIHRLLHDADIKTAVAEVKAEMAAQPSPAELVPQLEAIAGH from the coding sequence ATGCGCGTCCTGTTCACCAGCTCCGCCGGCCTCGGCCATCTGTTCCCGATGATCTCCACCGCCTGGGCGTTACGGGCCGCCGGGCACGAGGTGCGAGTGGCCACCACCGGCCCCGCCGCCACCGCGGCGGCCAACGCGGGCCTCGTCGCGGTGGAGTCCTGTCCCGGTATCGACTGGGAAGCCGAGATCCAGCGGATCATCCAGGAGAACTTCGGTGCCGAGGGCATGGCCTCCCCGAAGCCCGGCGAGCCCCGGCCCGACTCGATGGCCTCCGCGGGCGTGATGTTCGCGCACATGGCCGATCTGGCCACCGACGAGACCGTCCGCCAGGCCGCGCTGTGGCGCCCGGACCTGGTGATCTACGACCTCACCGACGCGACAGGCCCGATCGTGGCCGCCAAGCTCGGCATCCCCTGCGTGCAGCACGGCTTCGGCCTGACCAACGCGCAGGAGCTGTTCGACGCGATGGTGCCCTTCCTCGCGGACACCTTCACCCGCCTCGGCGTCGACGGCCTGGCCGAGAAGGCGGCCGCGATCGACGTGGCCCCGCCCAGCCTCGAGGGCGAACTCAAGGGCATCAGCACCAGGTACGTGCCCTACAACGGCGGCGCGGTGCTGCCGGAGTGGCTCTCCGGGCCGAAGGAACGCCCGCGGATCGTGATCACCATGGGCACCGCGATGGCCACCCACGTGGGCCTCAACCCGTGGCGGGCCATCCTGGACGTGGCGGTGGACGCCGACGCCGAGCTGATCCTGGCCGCCGGGTCGATGGACCTGACCGAGCTGGGCGAGCTGCCCCCGCACGTGCGCACCATCGGCTACCTGCCGCTGGGCGCGCTGCTCGGGGTCTGCGACGCGCTGGTGCACCACGGCGGTTCCGGCAGCACGCTGACCGCGGTGGACGCCGGGGTGACCCAGCTGATCGTGCCGCAGGGCGCTGACCAGTTCTACAACGCCGAGCGGATCGCCAAGCGCGGTGCGGGCCTGAGTGCCGAGCACGAGGGCGTCACCGCCGAGCAGATCCACCGGCTGCTGCACGACGCCGACATCAAGACCGCGGTGGCCGAGGTCAAGGCGGAGATGGCCGCGCAGCCGAGTCCGGCCGAACTGGTCCCGCAGCTGGAGGCCATCGCGGGACACTGA
- a CDS encoding nucleotide disphospho-sugar-binding domain-containing protein, whose translation MRVLVVSSMGLGHLFPMVPTMWALRAAGHEVLLLSTAAGAAAGARAGLPVVEAAPGVDWEAELTPPPGEVDLLTRVASRFARMADLMSDGAVRQAAHWRPDLIVYELIDATGPLLAAKFGIPCVHHGFGITSVGPLFDRIRDFLGAALDRHGVADLATPATTIDIAPPSLGGDLGGLRTRYVPYNGGAVLPDWLAAPRERPRIVVTMGTVLTHLDDEPWRSILTAAKDTEAELLLAAGSIDLSGLGELPPHTRVLEYLPLSALLPVSDALVHHGGSGSTLTALACGVPQLVLPQGADQFYNGQRIAARGVGLTAEHEGVSAGQIHRLLHDADIGTAVTEVLAELAAMPSPAELVPALAAIAQT comes from the coding sequence ATGCGAGTTCTTGTGGTCAGCTCGATGGGCCTTGGCCATCTGTTCCCGATGGTGCCGACCATGTGGGCGCTGCGCGCGGCCGGGCACGAGGTGCTGCTGCTCAGCACCGCGGCCGGCGCGGCGGCCGGGGCCAGGGCCGGGTTGCCGGTGGTCGAGGCCGCGCCGGGGGTGGACTGGGAGGCCGAACTCACCCCGCCGCCCGGCGAGGTGGACCTGCTGACCAGGGTCGCCAGCCGGTTCGCCAGGATGGCCGACCTGATGAGCGACGGCGCGGTGCGCCAGGCCGCGCACTGGCGGCCGGACCTGATCGTCTACGAGCTGATCGACGCCACCGGCCCGCTGCTGGCCGCGAAGTTCGGCATCCCGTGCGTGCACCACGGGTTCGGCATCACCTCGGTCGGCCCGCTCTTCGACCGGATCCGCGATTTCCTCGGCGCGGCGCTGGACCGGCACGGGGTCGCCGACCTGGCCACCCCGGCCACCACCATCGACATCGCCCCGCCCAGCCTCGGCGGCGACCTTGGCGGCCTGCGCACCAGATACGTGCCCTACAACGGTGGCGCGGTGCTGCCGGACTGGCTGGCGGCGCCGAGGGAACGGCCGCGGATCGTGGTCACCATGGGCACCGTGCTGACCCACCTGGACGACGAGCCGTGGCGGAGCATCCTGACCGCGGCCAAGGACACCGAGGCCGAACTGCTGCTGGCCGCCGGGTCCATCGACCTGTCCGGACTGGGTGAGCTGCCGCCGCACACCAGGGTGCTCGAGTACCTGCCGCTGAGCGCGTTGCTGCCGGTCAGCGACGCGCTGGTGCACCACGGCGGCTCCGGCAGCACGCTCACCGCGCTGGCCTGCGGGGTGCCCCAGCTGGTGCTGCCGCAGGGCGCGGACCAGTTCTACAACGGTCAGCGGATCGCGGCCCGCGGCGTGGGGCTGACCGCCGAGCACGAGGGCGTCAGCGCCGGGCAGATCCACCGGCTGCTGCACGATGCGGATATCGGCACCGCGGTGACCGAGGTGCTGGCCGAGCTGGCCGCGATGCCGAGTCCGGCCGAACTCGTCCCGGCACTGGCGGCCATTGCTCAAACTTGA
- a CDS encoding glycosyltransferase, which translates to MRVLLTSTPGLGHLFPLISTAWALRAAGHEVRLVTADSAATAAANAGLTVVDAAPGVDLKAALGLRFDAHAKPEPGAEPPDTVGEAGLMFATMGELMLAGALAHAEQWRPDLIVYELCETTGPIIAARLGVPCVAHGFGFSGGHGLIEEIHRHVTEPLAIPETALDLAPPSMHGGLKGISTRYVPYNGGAVLPEWLAVPRQRPRILVTMGTIDQGEADLSPWQRILDAAQGSGAELVLAAGPWDLSGLELPPHARVIGYLPLNSLLAYCDAAIHHGGSGSTLTALVAGIPQLLSPYGADQFINADLVLQRGVGYAAMGGQVTAEQINGLLHDEGLKTAVAEVRAEIAAQPSPAELVPNLEVIAGR; encoded by the coding sequence ATGCGCGTTCTGCTCACCAGCACCCCCGGCCTCGGCCACCTGTTCCCGCTGATCTCCACCGCCTGGGCGCTCCGCGCGGCAGGCCACGAGGTCCGGCTGGTCACCGCGGACTCCGCCGCCACCGCGGCCGCGAACGCCGGCCTGACCGTGGTCGACGCCGCACCCGGCGTGGACCTCAAGGCCGCGCTCGGCCTGCGTTTCGACGCCCACGCCAAGCCCGAACCGGGCGCCGAGCCGCCGGACACCGTGGGCGAGGCAGGCCTGATGTTCGCCACCATGGGCGAGCTGATGCTGGCCGGGGCACTGGCGCACGCCGAGCAGTGGCGGCCGGACCTGATCGTCTACGAGCTGTGCGAGACCACCGGCCCGATCATCGCCGCCCGGCTCGGCGTGCCCTGCGTGGCACACGGGTTCGGCTTCAGCGGCGGGCACGGGCTGATCGAGGAGATCCACCGGCACGTCACCGAGCCGCTGGCCATCCCGGAGACCGCGCTGGACCTGGCCCCGCCGAGCATGCACGGCGGGCTGAAGGGGATCAGCACCCGGTACGTGCCCTACAACGGCGGCGCGGTGCTGCCCGAGTGGCTGGCGGTGCCGAGACAACGGCCGCGGATCCTGGTCACCATGGGCACCATCGACCAGGGCGAGGCCGACCTGAGCCCGTGGCAGCGGATCCTGGACGCGGCACAGGGCAGCGGCGCCGAACTGGTGCTGGCCGCCGGTCCGTGGGACCTGTCCGGCCTGGAACTTCCGCCGCACGCCAGGGTGATCGGCTACCTGCCGCTGAACTCGCTGCTGGCCTATTGCGACGCCGCGATCCACCACGGCGGCTCGGGCAGCACGCTGACCGCGCTGGTCGCCGGGATCCCGCAGCTGCTCTCGCCTTACGGCGCGGACCAGTTCATCAACGCCGACCTGGTCCTCCAGCGCGGGGTCGGCTACGCCGCGATGGGCGGGCAGGTCACCGCCGAGCAGATCAACGGGCTGCTGCACGACGAAGGGCTGAAGACCGCGGTGGCCGAGGTCAGGGCGGAGATCGCCGCCCAGCCCAGTCCGGCCGAACTGGTGCCGAACCTGGAGGTCATCGCGGGGCGCTGA
- a CDS encoding DUF202 domain-containing protein, translating into MIDPGLQPERTVLAWRRTLLAFLGAALVLLRLAAHRSPLLAAGIVLVAGPVAALVSLDLRRRYRRVRADLPGSASRWDGRLPLWTSLFAGLLGLGALLYVLSAPR; encoded by the coding sequence GTGATCGACCCCGGCCTGCAGCCGGAGCGGACCGTGCTGGCCTGGCGGCGCACCCTGCTGGCCTTCCTCGGCGCGGCCCTGGTGCTGCTGCGGCTGGCCGCGCACCGCAGTCCGCTGCTGGCCGCCGGGATCGTGCTGGTGGCCGGGCCGGTGGCGGCGCTGGTGAGCCTGGACCTGCGGCGGCGGTACCGCCGCGTCCGCGCCGACCTGCCCGGTTCGGCGAGTCGGTGGGACGGGCGGCTGCCGCTGTGGACCAGCCTGTTCGCCGGGCTGCTCGGCCTGGGCGCGCTGCTGTACGTGCTCAGCGCCCCGCGATGA
- a CDS encoding YidH family protein, protein MTSRRWPGFVYDAGDEPDARFTLANERTFLAWIRTSLGLMAGGVAVEALGYPGHGALRTVLAVSLLLAGVLCAGTAFFRWAAAERAMRLGQPLPGPFLLPVLGAVLVLAGLLAVLMVLL, encoded by the coding sequence GTGACCTCGCGACGCTGGCCCGGGTTCGTCTACGACGCCGGTGACGAACCCGACGCGCGGTTCACCCTGGCCAACGAGCGCACCTTCCTGGCCTGGATCCGCACCTCGCTCGGCCTGATGGCGGGCGGGGTGGCGGTGGAGGCGCTCGGCTATCCGGGGCACGGCGCACTGCGCACCGTGCTGGCGGTGTCGTTGCTGCTCGCGGGCGTGCTGTGCGCGGGAACCGCGTTCTTCCGCTGGGCCGCCGCCGAACGCGCCATGCGGCTGGGTCAGCCGTTGCCGGGCCCGTTCCTGTTGCCGGTGCTCGGCGCGGTGCTGGTGCTGGCCGGACTGCTCGCGGTGCTCATGGTGCTGCTGTGA